AAGCTCAACGCCGTGGCAAAATAAGCCGTTTCCAGCCGCGAGGCTTCCAGCGCCACCTCGTTAATCGTGCCTTTTTGGTTAAGATTGTTTTCGTATCTTTGTTTGGCCAGCTGATACAAACGCTGATCGGCCGCCCAAAGATTATCATAAAAAACCGTGCTTTCCACTTCCCGGTAAGCCAGCTTCAAGACGTTCTGATAATAATAAACAAGAAAATCGCCGGTGATCAAAGTCGGCACTTGTTTGGCGTCGAGCGCCGCGTACATTTGGAAAAAACCATCAGCTTCCGCGCTGAAAGGATTGTCCAAAACGGCAAAACCGTTATTGTTTAAACTATCAAGGCCGGCATCGAGACTCATTTTCCGGTCAACGTCATAATAATTGGCCGCTTCGGTTTTGGCATTGAACGGCAAAGTTAAATTGGCCGGAGCAAGAACGATCAGAGAACTTGTCGGCCGATAAAAATCGCCGAAGCTGGCTTTCTCGGCCAGCTGTTCGGAGGCGGCCGTGCCGGTGGCCGCGCCGGTTTGCCCGGCTTCGCCGATACTGGGCAAAGTGGCAGTCGAGGAAGCAACCGGCGTCACCGGCGCCGTGGAAGTGGCGGCCGGAATCGGCGGCGGGGTTTTTGTTTTAGACTCATTAGCGAAGCGCATGGCCAAAAAAACCAAAATGACCACGATAGCCAAAATAAGAAAACTTCCCAAAACGATAAAAACAGTTTTATTTTTTTCCAGCCATGATTCGTTTTGTTCTTGATTGTCCATAAATAATTAGCGAGCACACAATCCGAACCTACAAAATATCCGAATACAGCGAATATGACTCCGAAAATTAATTCGATTTGTAGAGTTCGTAGTATTCGGATATTTCGGGGGTTCGGATTATATTTATTTCAAATACTTTTGCTTGTTCCGGTTATGTTCTTCCAAGGTTTTGGAAAAAATCGTCTCGCCATTGGCCGGATTGGTAAGAAAATAATAATAATCGGTCTTTTGGGGATAGATTGCCGCGTTGATCGCGGCGAGCGACGGATTGCAGATCGGCCCGGGCGGCAAACCGGCAAAACGATAAGTATTATAAGGGGAATCGAGCTGGGTTTCTGCCAGGGTATGCACCGCCTGATTATCGCCCAAAATGTAACTTAGCGTAGCATCGGAACCGAGCGGTTGATTGATCTTGAGGCGATTCCAAAATATTCCGGAAACAGTTTTCATCTCCTCGGCCTTTCTGACCTCTTTTTCAATGATTGAAGCCAAAATTATAATCTCATAAATACTTTTCCTTTCTTGCGCGATGTCTCCCCGCATCACCGGGGTTAATTTAGCGTCCAGATTGCCGATCATTTTTAAAATCACGTCTTCGGCCTTGGCATTATTGAACACCCGAAAGGTGTCGGGAAACAAATAACCTTCCAAACCGTAATTTTTGGGTTTATCGGCCAGAACGGAAAATTCGCTTGAATAATCCGGCAACCGGCCGCTCTGATATTTAACGAGCGGTTCACCCGCGAGCTGATAAAAAGCAGTGGTGGAAGCAATGCCCTCGCTTTGGAAATATTGGGCGATGTCCCGCAAATCCCAACCGGGAATGATGGTTATTTCTTTTTCTATATCAACGATCTTTCCCGCCACCAATTGCGCCACGATCTCCTTGACGGTCATGGCCGGGCTTAGCTGATAAACTCCGGCTTGCATGCTTGAGCCGTATTTTGATCGCCAAACGTAAACCTCAAAATGAAATTCCGATCTGATGAGCCCGGCTTTTGCCAAGTCCGCCCCGATCTTTTTGACTCCCTCTCCGGTGGCGACCGTAAATCTGACCGAAGCCCCGTTATTGTTAACCGGAAAATTAATATCGCTGTAATAGGAAAAAATAACAATGGCGGCAATGACCGCCGCGATCAAAAATAAATACTTGATGATTTTAAAAGACATTGCTATCTCGCGCTTCTTTAAAATAATTACGGCCGATTGGTTAAAACATTATCCGGCTTATTATTTTTAGACAGGCTTTAATTAATTTTATAAAAACTTTTGCTGATTATTTTACAAATATTTTTGCAACCCCGATTCTTCCATTTTCTTGAGCAGTTTGGTGACGTGGACGACTTCGCTTTTGGGAACGACCAGCAAGGCGTCGGGCGTATTGATCACCACCATTCCGTTTAAGCCGACAGCCGCTAAAACTTTCCCCGGTTCCAAATTATAAAGCAGCGAATCATTGGTATTGAAAGCGACGACCCGGCCATGGGCGACATTCTGCTCGCGGCTTTTTTCCAAAGCTTCCTTTAAAGCGTACAAAGTGCCGGGATCCGACCAGCCCATATTCAATTTGATCACCGCCGCTCGCGACAGATCCAGCTTTTCCAGGATCGCCTCGTCAAAATGCGTTATCCGCGCTTCATGATATCTTCCATTTTTGACCGGATGATAGATATCCGGCGCCAAGCGCTGATAACTATCGATCAAAAATTCGATCGAAGTGACAAAATAGCCGGGATTCCAAAAATAATCGCCGCTGGCGAACATTTCCGCGCATTCTTTTTCCGGCGGGCGGTATTTCCAGCCGGCGAAATGATGCACGGGAAATTTGCACGTTTCACCTTTCTTGGCGC
This genomic stretch from Patescibacteria group bacterium harbors:
- the mltG gene encoding endolytic transglycosylase MltG encodes the protein MSFKIIKYLFLIAAVIAAIVIFSYYSDINFPVNNNGASVRFTVATGEGVKKIGADLAKAGLIRSEFHFEVYVWRSKYGSSMQAGVYQLSPAMTVKEIVAQLVAGKIVDIEKEITIIPGWDLRDIAQYFQSEGIASTTAFYQLAGEPLVKYQSGRLPDYSSEFSVLADKPKNYGLEGYLFPDTFRVFNNAKAEDVILKMIGNLDAKLTPVMRGDIAQERKSIYEIIILASIIEKEVRKAEEMKTVSGIFWNRLKINQPLGSDATLSYILGDNQAVHTLAETQLDSPYNTYRFAGLPPGPICNPSLAAINAAIYPQKTDYYYFLTNPANGETIFSKTLEEHNRNKQKYLK
- a CDS encoding sugar phosphate nucleotidyltransferase translates to MKLVIFAGGVGTRLWPLSRINSPKQFDRIFNGSSTLQLAFGRIAPAFGAENIFIQTVELYRRIIHEQLPDLPQENILIEPARRDLGPAVCFAVNELYRRGYRGAMGILWSDHLMKRTEEFTRALSAAEELVELDPARFIFLAEQPRFANNNLGWIKLGAKKGETCKFPVHHFAGWKYRPPEKECAEMFASGDYFWNPGYFVTSIEFLIDSYQRLAPDIYHPVKNGRYHEARITHFDEAILEKLDLSRAAVIKLNMGWSDPGTLYALKEALEKSREQNVAHGRVVAFNTNDSLLYNLEPGKVLAAVGLNGMVVINTPDALLVVPKSEVVHVTKLLKKMEESGLQKYL